TTTCTGGGCTTACGGAGATGCTTCCACCTTGGCTAGGGGCCTTAAAGCCGCTCTCGATCAAACCGGCGTAAAAAAATAAGACGCAAACGGGGTCCTGACACGGCAAGGTTGCCATCGAAGCTGCAGACGACATGTTCAAAGAAGCAGGCGCCATCGACGTCTGACCCAAGGCTCACAGCGTAACGTTGTTCGATGATTTCAGCTTTGGAGAAAATGAAATCAGCAAGGGCTGGTGCAATTGAAATGAGGGATCCAATAAAACAGCGAGCCGCTTTATTGATAACAGCCTTCTTTGTTGCGGCCGCTTGCATATCGGGATTAGCCGCATGCACCAAACAGCAGACCGTTGTCGTTTACGTGAGCGAAGACCAGGTTTTCTCGGAACCGATACTCAAAGATTTCGAGAAGGAAACCGGCATACAGGTGAAAGCCGTATATGACACCGAAGAGTCAAAAAGCACGGGTGCCATGAATCGGCTTTTAGCGGAAAAGGACAATCCCCAGGCGGATGTCTATTGGGCGAACGAGCCGATCCGGGCAGAGATACTCAGACAACGAGGTATATCGGCTCAGTACCTTTCGCCGAACGCGAAGGGAATCCCGGACAATTTTAAAAATTCGGAAGGTCAATGGACAGGCTTCTCTGCACGGGCGAGGATACTGCTGGTCAAGAAAAGTCTCACTGAAAAGCCGCGATCGATCCTGTCTTACACCGAGCCGCGGTGGAAAGGACGGGCAGTTATCGCCAATCCGTTGTTCGGGACCACGACTGTAGAAATTGCGGCCCTTTTCATTGTGTGGGGAGATGACA
This genomic stretch from Candidatus Methylomirabilota bacterium harbors:
- a CDS encoding extracellular solute-binding protein, whose translation is MRDPIKQRAALLITAFFVAAACISGLAACTKQQTVVVYVSEDQVFSEPILKDFEKETGIQVKAVYDTEESKSTGAMNRLLAEKDNPQADVYWANEPIRAEILRQRGISAQYLSPNAKGIPDNFKNSEGQWTGFSARARILLVKKSLTEKPRSILSYTEPRWKGRAVIANPLFGTTTVEIAALFIVWGDDKTKTFLDAMKRNQIRISTSNGESADLVASGEFDFALVDSDDGASRMKQGKPIEVIFPDQEKADVGSFVVPNAVVFIKGAPHPDNAKKLIDYLLSRETERKLAFAECAQIPLHPDVETPPVVRRIETIKTMKVDYAEVAKKMQEIQ